The following coding sequences are from one Peromyscus eremicus chromosome X, PerEre_H2_v1, whole genome shotgun sequence window:
- the LOC131899695 gene encoding fucose mutarotase-like yields MDPESKRRQGILGKQLVIGQFLADANFPTSSICQCGPVEIRADGLDIPQLLEAVLELLPLDTYVESPAAVMELVPSDKERGLQTPIWNRYESLLLKADCKKALMKIERFEFYERAKKAFAVVATGETALYGNIILKKGTLDLGP; encoded by the exons ATGGATCCAGAGAGTAAGAGAAGGCAAGGGATACTTGGCAAGCAGCTGGTGATTGGCCAGT TTCTTGCAGATGCGAACTTCCCTACTTCCTCCATCTGCCAGTGCGGGCCTGTAGAGATCCGAGCAGATGGCCTGGACATCCCACAGCTCCTGGAGGCTGTGCTGGAGCTGCTGCCCCTGGACACCTATGTGGAAAGCCCGGCTGCTGTCATGGAACTAGTGCCCAGTGACAAGGAGAGGGGCCTGCAGACCCCAATATGGAACCGTTATGAATCCCTACTGCTCAAAGCTGACTGCAAGAAAGCTCTGATGAAGATAGAGAGATTTGAATTTTATGAACGTGCAAAAAAGGCATTTGCTGTTGTTGCGACTGGGGAGACGGCACTCTATGGAAACATCATCCTCAAGAAGGGGACTCTTGACCTCGGACCCTGA